The following coding sequences lie in one Arabidopsis thaliana chromosome 3, partial sequence genomic window:
- a CDS encoding O-glucosyltransferase rumi-like protein (DUF821) (CONTAINS InterPro DOMAIN/s: Lipopolysaccharide-modifying protein (InterPro:IPR006598), Protein of unknown function DUF821, CAP10-like (InterPro:IPR008539); BEST Arabidopsis thaliana protein match is: downstream target of AGL15 2 (TAIR:AT2G45830.1); Has 681 Blast hits to 670 proteins in 131 species: Archae - 0; Bacteria - 40; Metazoa - 228; Fungi - 123; Plants - 254; Viruses - 5; Other Eukaryotes - 31 (source: NCBI BLink).), with amino-acid sequence MKMNNNDGQHNKTVTFPRKSIVKATVFIVVLFISAAILDLLGYLDFNAFAGLKLTTKTKEPNPYGCDFVQNQSSQTPISQNRKSRLNPNNSSKSSTCPSYFRWIHEDLRPWKQTGITRGMIEEASRTAHFRLVIRNGKAYVKRYKKSIQTRDEFTLWGILQLLRWYPGKLPDLELMFDADDRPVVRSVDFIGQQKEPPPVFRYCSDDASLDIVFPDWSFWGWAEVNVKPWGKSLEAIKEGNSMTQWKDRVAYAYWRGNPYVDPGRGDLLKCNATEHEEWNTRLYIQDWDKETKEGFKNSNLENQCTHRYKIYIEGWAWSVSEKYIMACDSMTLYVKPRFYDFYIRGMMPLQHYWPIRDDSKCTSLKFAVHWGNTHEDKAREIGEVGSRFIREEVNMQYVYDYMFHLLKEYATLLKFKPEIPLDAEEITPDSMGCPATERWRDFKAESMIISPSEESPCEMLPPYDPLALKEVLERKANLTRQVELWENQYFQNLTNKP; translated from the exons ATGAAGATGAATAACAACGACGGCCAACATAATAAAACGGTGACATTTCCTCGAAAAAGCATCGTGAAGGCTACTGTTTTCATCGTCGTTCTATTCATTTCAGCTGCTATCTTAGACTTACTGGGCTATCTCGATTTC aaTGCTTTTGCAGGTTTAAAGCTaacaacaaagacaaaagaacCAAATCCTTACGGATGCGACTTCGTACAGAACCAATCAAGTCAAACTCCTATCTCACAAAACCGCAAATCGAGATTAAACCCCAACAACAGTTCAAAATCATCCACGTGTCCTTCTTATTTCCGTTGGATCCATGAAGATCTACGGCCATGGAAACAAACGGGGATAACTAGAGGGATGATCGAAGAAGCGAGTAGAACGGCGCATTTTAGATTGGTGATCCGTAACGGGAAGGCGTACGTTAAGAGATATAAGAAGTCAATACAAACAAGAGATGAATTTACTCTGTGGGGAATCTTACAGTTGTTACGGTGGTACCCTGGTAAATTACCTGATCTCGAGCTAATGTTCGACGCTGATGATCGTCCCGTCGTCCGATCAGTTGACTTTATTGGTCAACAGAAGGAACCACCTCCAGTTTTCCGTTACTGTTCAGATGACGCAAGCTTGGACATTGTCTTCCCTGATTGGTCCTTTTGGGGCTG GGCTGAAGTGAACGTAAAACCATGGGGGAAATCGTTGGAGGCAATAAAAGAAGGGAACAGTATGACGCAATGGAAGGACCGCGTGGCGTACGCTTATTGGAGAGGTAATCCTTATGTTGATCCTGGAAGAGGAGATCTTCTCAAGTGTAATGCTACAGAACATGAAGAGTGGAATACTCGTCTCTATATTCAG GATTGggataaagaaacaaaagaaggatTCAAGAACTCAAATCTAGAGAACCAGTGCACTCATag AtacaagatatatatagaaggaTGGGCATGGTCGGTTAGCGAGAAATACATAATGGCATGTGACTCAATGACATTATATGTAAAACCAAGATTCTACGATTTCTACATACGAGGAATGATGCCATTACAACATTATTGGCCAATCAGAGACGATTCCAAGTGTACTTCTCTCAAATTCGCCGTACATTGGGGCAATACACACGAGGACAAG GCTCGTGAGATAGGAGAGGTAGGAAGTAGATTTATAAGAGAGGAGGTGAATATGCAGTATGTGTATGACTATATGTTTCATTTACTCAAAGAGTATGCAACACTCTTGAAATTTAAGCCGGAGATTCCGTTAGATGCAGAGGAGATCACGCCGGATAGTATGGGGTGTCCCGCGACGGAAAGGTGGAGAGATTTTAAGGCGGAGTCAATGATTATATCTCCTAGTGAAGAGTCTCCTTGTGAGATGCTTCCTCCTTATGATCCTCTAGCTTTAAAAGAGGTTCTTGAGAGAAAAGCTAATTTAACTCGTCAGGTTGAGTTGTGGGAAAACCAATACTTTCAAAATCTTACCAACAAAccttaa
- a CDS encoding O-glucosyltransferase rumi-like protein (DUF821) (CONTAINS InterPro DOMAIN/s: Lipopolysaccharide-modifying protein (InterPro:IPR006598), Protein of unknown function DUF821, CAP10-like (InterPro:IPR008539); BEST Arabidopsis thaliana protein match is: Arabidopsis thaliana protein of unknown function (DUF821) (TAIR:AT3G61280.1); Has 665 Blast hits to 654 proteins in 126 species: Archae - 0; Bacteria - 41; Metazoa - 225; Fungi - 116; Plants - 250; Viruses - 2; Other Eukaryotes - 31 (source: NCBI BLink).), producing MMTTSILTTTNTIIKIPLKCNATQTCPSTYPSRLEPMISSLETCPDYFRWIQQDLKVWEETGITRETLERAKPKAHFRLVIKSGRLYVHQYDKAYESRDVLTIWGILQLLRMYPGQVPDLELLFFCHDIPAIWKRDFRQPEPNATWPPPPLFQYCGHREAYGIVFPDWSFWGWPEVNIKEWTKLSVAIREANKRVKWNDRVPYAYWKGNSGVHRERGNLMKCNFSDKYDPMVRLYEQDWGKEREIGFKSSNLEDQCTHRYKIYIEGRAWSVSKKYILACDSMTLLIKAEYFDFFGRSLVPLEHYWPIKSHEKCGDLKFAVEWGNNNTKKAQVIGRQGSDYIMKNLEMKYVYDYMLYVLQGYGKLMKLDVTVPENATEVCSETMACPITDGGLIRQCMDDSLVMSPSVKSACDLPRPYRDDELKRFLEKQESAERKVEKWTNEYWEAQNKTFQQRK from the exons ATGATGACTACATCAATATTGACAACGACAAacacaatcatcaaaatccCTTTAAAGTGCAACGCAACACAAACATGTCCTTCAACTTATCCAAGCAGATTGGAACCAATGATCTCTTCCTTGGAAACTTGTCCTGACTACTTCAGATGGATCCAACAAGACCTAAAAGTATGGGAAGAGACAGGGATCACAAGGGAAACACTAGAGAGAGCAAAACCAAAGGCTCATTTCAGGCTAGTGATAAAGTCAGGGAGATTGTACGTTCATCAGTACGACAAGGCTTATGAGTCAAGAGATGTGCTCACAATCTGGGGGATACTTCAACTTTTAAGAATGTATCCTGGTCAAGTCCCTGATCTtgagcttctcttcttctgtcaTGATATACCAGCTATTTGGAAACGAGACTTTAGGCAACCGGAACCAAATGCCACGTGGCCTCCTCCGCCGTTGTTTCAGTACTGTGGTCACCGTGAAGCCTACGGCATCGTTTTCCCTGATTGGAGCTTCTGGGGCTG GCCGGAGGTGAATATAAAGGAGTGGACAAAATTATCTGTGGCGATTAGAGAAGCCAACAAAAGGGTTAAATGGAACGATAGAGTTCCATATGCTTACTGGAAAGGGAACTCTGGGGTTCATCGCGAAAGAGGAAACCTTATGAAATGTAACTTCTCCGATAAGTATGATCCCATGGTTCGTCTCTATGAGCAG GATTGGGGGAAGGAGAGGGAGATAGGGTTTAAAAGTTCAAACCTAGAAGACCAATGCACCCATAG GTACAAGATCTACATAGAAGGTCGAGCATGGTCGGTGAGCAAAAAATACATACTAGCATGCGACAGTATGACTCTACTGATCAAAGCCGAGTACTTCGATTTCTTCGGAAGAAGTTTGGTTCCGTTAGAACATTACTGGCCCATTAAATCTCACGAGAAATGTGGTGATCTCAAGTTCGCCGTGGAATGGGGTAACAACAACACTAAGAAG gcGCAAGTTATAGGGAGACAGGGAAGTGATTACATTATGAAGAACCTAGAGATGAAGTATGTGTATGATTACATGTTGTATGTGTTGCAAGGGTACGGGAAACTAATGAAGTTGGATGTGACTGTGCCTGAAAATGCAACCGAAGTGTGTTCGGAGACGATGGCTTGTCCGATCACTGACGGTGGCCTGATCAGGCAGTGCATGGACGACTCATTGGTTATGTCTCCAAGCGTTAAATCGGCTTGTGATTTGCCGCGGCCTTATAGAGATGATGAGCTGAAGAGGTTTcttgagaaacaagaaagtgCGGAGAGAAAGGTTGAGAAGTGGACCAATGAGTATTGGGAGGCCCAAAACAAGACATTTCAACAAAGAAAGTAA
- a CDS encoding O-glucosyltransferase rumi-like protein (DUF821) (CONTAINS InterPro DOMAIN/s: Lipopolysaccharide-modifying protein (InterPro:IPR006598), Protein of unknown function DUF821, CAP10-like (InterPro:IPR008539); BEST Arabidopsis thaliana protein match is: Arabidopsis thaliana protein of unknown function (DUF821) (TAIR:AT3G61290.1); Has 683 Blast hits to 672 proteins in 134 species: Archae - 0; Bacteria - 47; Metazoa - 230; Fungi - 121; Plants - 246; Viruses - 5; Other Eukaryotes - 34 (source: NCBI BLink).), producing the protein MRENTQVAQFTEDHHQRHQTPITCLSSKLAKIWTLFTTKIFIFVLFIILLSASVSWMYAFVLGENKFQVTSIFTRNTKKSTPTKTTTTTDIPKIAIKIPLNCTSLNSNTTQTCPSNYPTKFEPAISSSETCPDYFKWIHRDLKVWQKTGITRETLERARPNAHFRIVIKSGRLYVHQYEKAFQTRDVFTIWGILQLLRMYPGQIPDLELLFLCHDRPAIWKRDLKKKRKDTWPPPPLFHYCGHRDAYDIVFPDWSFWGWPELNIKEWNKLSVALKEGNKKVKWEDRVPYAYWKGNPHVSPIRGDLMRCNFSDKYDPMVRLYVQDWRSEIEAGFRGSNLEDQCTHRYKIYIEGNAWSVSEKYILSCDSMTLLVKPEYYDFFFRSMVPMKHFWPIRQNNKCGDLKFAVEWGNNNTEKAQIIGRQGSEYMMKNLKMKYVYDYMLYVLQGYGKLMKLDVTVPENATEVCSETMACSITDGGRIRQCMDDSLVMSPSVKAACDLPPSYGDYELKKFRKKQESAERKVEQWTNKYWNLRDPK; encoded by the exons ATGAGAGAGAACACACAAGTGGCTCAATTCACAGAAGATCATCACCAGAGACATCAAACCCCAATAACTTGTTTAAGCTCTAAACTAGCAAAGATATGGACATTGTTCACCACCaaaatcttcatcttcgtcctcttcatcatcctccttAGTGCTTCTGTCTCTTGGATGTATGcg tttgttttagGTGAGAATAAATTCCAAGTGACATCAATATTCAcaagaaacaccaaaaaaagcACTcccacaaaaacaacaacaactacagATATCCCCAAGATCGCCATCAAGATCCCATTAAACTGCACATCACTCAACagcaacacaacacaaacatgtcCTTCAAATTACCCAACCAAGTTCGAACCAGCGATCTCTTCCTCGGAGACATGTCCTGACTACTTCAAGTGGATCCACCGAGACTTAAAGGTATGGCAAAAGACAGGGATCACAAGGGAAACACTAGAGAGAGCAAGACCAAATGCTCACTTCAGGATAGTGATAAAGTCAGGGAGATTGTACGTTCATCAATACGAGAAAGCATTTCAGACAAGAGATGTGTTCACAATCTGGGGAATACTTCAGCTTCTAAGGATGTATCCTGGTCAAATCCCTGACCTTGagcttctcttcctctgccaTGATAGACCCGCCATTTGGAAAAGAGACttgaagaaaaaacgaaaGGATACGTGGCCTCCTCCGCCGTTGTTTCACTACTGTGGTCACCGTGATGCATACGACATAGTTTTCCCTGATTGGAGCTTCTGGGGATG gCCTGAGCTGAATATAAAGGAGTGGAATAAATTATCTGTGGCACTAAAAGAAGGGAACAAAAAGGTGAAATGGGAAGATAGAGTTCCGTACGCTTATTGGAAAGGAAACCCTCATGTTTCTCCTATAAGAGGAGATCTTATGAGATGTAACTTCTCCGACAAGTATGATCCTATGGTTCGTCTCTATGTCCAG GATTGGAGGAGTGAGATAGAGGCAGGGTTCAGAGGATCGAACCTAGAAGATCAATGTACTCATAG ATATAAGATCTACATAGAAGGAAACGCATGGTCGGTGAGCGAAAAGTATATACTTTCGTGTGATAGTATGACTCTGTTGGTTAAACCAGAGTACTACGACTTTTTCTTCCGAAGTATGGTCCCAATGAAGCATTTTTGGCCTATtagacaaaacaacaaatgtgGTGACCTCAAATTTGCAGTCGAATGGGGCAACAACAACACCGAAAag gcacAAATCATAGGGAGACAAGGAAGTGAGTACATGATGAAGAACCTAAAGATGAAGTATGTGTATGATTACATGTTGTATGTGTTACAAGGCTATGGGAAATTGATGAAGTTGGATGTGACAGTGCCTGAAAATGCCACGGAGGTTTGTTCAGAGACGATGGCTTGTTCGATTACTGATGGTGGACGGATCAGGCAGTGCATGGACGACTCGTTGGTTATGTCTCCGAGTGTCAAGGCGGCTTGTGATTTGCCACCTTCTTATGGAGACTATGAGCTCAAGAAGTTTcgtaagaaacaagaaagtgCGGAGAGAAAGGTTGAGCAGTGGACCAATAAGTATTGGAACTTGAGAGATCCAAAATAA
- a CDS encoding O-glucosyltransferase rumi-like protein (DUF821) — protein sequence MIEEASRTAHFRLVIRNGKAYVKRYKKSIQTRDEFTLWGILQLLRWYPGKLPDLELMFDADDRPVVRSVDFIGQQKEPPPVFRYCSDDASLDIVFPDWSFWGWAEVNVKPWGKSLEAIKEGNSMTQWKDRVAYAYWRGNPYVDPGRGDLLKCNATEHEEWNTRLYIQDWDKETKEGFKNSNLENQCTHRYKIYIEGWAWSVSEKYIMACDSMTLYVKPRFYDFYIRGMMPLQHYWPIRDDSKCTSLKFAVHWGNTHEDKAREIGEVGSRFIREEVNMQYVYDYMFHLLKEYATLLKFKPEIPLDAEEITPDSMGCPATERWRDFKAESMIISPSEESPCEMLPPYDPLALKEVLERKANLTRQVELWENQYFQNLTNKP from the exons ATGATCGAAGAAGCGAGTAGAACGGCGCATTTTAGATTGGTGATCCGTAACGGGAAGGCGTACGTTAAGAGATATAAGAAGTCAATACAAACAAGAGATGAATTTACTCTGTGGGGAATCTTACAGTTGTTACGGTGGTACCCTGGTAAATTACCTGATCTCGAGCTAATGTTCGACGCTGATGATCGTCCCGTCGTCCGATCAGTTGACTTTATTGGTCAACAGAAGGAACCACCTCCAGTTTTCCGTTACTGTTCAGATGACGCAAGCTTGGACATTGTCTTCCCTGATTGGTCCTTTTGGGGCTG GGCTGAAGTGAACGTAAAACCATGGGGGAAATCGTTGGAGGCAATAAAAGAAGGGAACAGTATGACGCAATGGAAGGACCGCGTGGCGTACGCTTATTGGAGAGGTAATCCTTATGTTGATCCTGGAAGAGGAGATCTTCTCAAGTGTAATGCTACAGAACATGAAGAGTGGAATACTCGTCTCTATATTCAG GATTGggataaagaaacaaaagaaggatTCAAGAACTCAAATCTAGAGAACCAGTGCACTCATag AtacaagatatatatagaaggaTGGGCATGGTCGGTTAGCGAGAAATACATAATGGCATGTGACTCAATGACATTATATGTAAAACCAAGATTCTACGATTTCTACATACGAGGAATGATGCCATTACAACATTATTGGCCAATCAGAGACGATTCCAAGTGTACTTCTCTCAAATTCGCCGTACATTGGGGCAATACACACGAGGACAAG GCTCGTGAGATAGGAGAGGTAGGAAGTAGATTTATAAGAGAGGAGGTGAATATGCAGTATGTGTATGACTATATGTTTCATTTACTCAAAGAGTATGCAACACTCTTGAAATTTAAGCCGGAGATTCCGTTAGATGCAGAGGAGATCACGCCGGATAGTATGGGGTGTCCCGCGACGGAAAGGTGGAGAGATTTTAAGGCGGAGTCAATGATTATATCTCCTAGTGAAGAGTCTCCTTGTGAGATGCTTCCTCCTTATGATCCTCTAGCTTTAAAAGAGGTTCTTGAGAGAAAAGCTAATTTAACTCGTCAGGTTGAGTTGTGGGAAAACCAATACTTTCAAAATCTTACCAACAAAccttaa
- a CDS encoding Remorin family protein (Remorin family protein; FUNCTIONS IN: binding; INVOLVED IN: biological_process unknown; LOCATED IN: plasma membrane, vacuole; EXPRESSED IN: 24 plant structures; EXPRESSED DURING: 16 growth stages; CONTAINS InterPro DOMAIN/s: Remorin, C-terminal (InterPro:IPR005516), Remorin, N-terminal (InterPro:IPR005518); BEST Arabidopsis thaliana protein match is: Remorin family protein (TAIR:AT2G45820.1); Has 8155 Blast hits to 5353 proteins in 884 species: Archae - 12; Bacteria - 2269; Metazoa - 1454; Fungi - 651; Plants - 718; Viruses - 174; Other Eukaryotes - 2877 (source: NCBI BLink).), whose protein sequence is MAEEQKIALESESPAKVTTPAPADTPAPAPAEIPAPAPAPTPADVTKDVAEEKIQNPPPEQIFDDSKALTVVEKPVEEPAPAKPASASLDRDVKLADLSKEKRLSFVRAWEESEKSKAENKAEKKIADVHAWENSKKAAVEAQLKKIEEQLEKKKAEYAERMKNKVAAIHKEAEERRAMIEAKRGEDVLKAEETAAKYRATGIVPKATCGCF, encoded by the exons ATGGCGGAGGAACAGAAGATAGCGTTAGAATCAGAATCTCCGGCGAAGGTTACGACTCCTGCTCCAGCAGATACACCGGCTCCAGCTCCGGCAGAGATTCCGGCTCCAGCTCCAGCTCCGACTCCGGCTGATGTCACGAAAGACGTTGCAGAggagaaaattcaaaacccACCTCCGGAGCAAATTTTCGATGACTCCAAAGCCCTTACTGTTGTTGAGA AACCTGTAGAAGAGCCTGCACCGGCGAAACCTGCGTCTGCATCGCTCGATAGAG ATGTTAAGCTAGCTGATTTGTCAAAGGAAAAGAGATTGTCTTTCGTCAGAGCGTGGGAAGAAAGCGAAAAGAGCAAAGCAGAGAACAA agctgagaagaagattgcAGATGTTCATGCTTGGGAAAACAGCAAGAAAGCAGCTGTCGAAGCGCAACTCAAGAAAATCGAG GAGCaactagagaagaagaaagcagagtATGCAGAGAGGATGAAGAATAAGGTTGCAGCGATTCACAAGGAAGcagaagagagaagagcaaTGATTGAAGCTAAGCGTGGAGAAGACGTTCTTAAAGCAGAAGAAACGGCTGCTAAATACAGAGCCACTGGAATTGTTCCAAAGGCAACTTGTGGATGTTTCTAA
- a CDS encoding O-glucosyltransferase rumi-like protein (DUF821) (FUNCTIONS IN: molecular_function unknown; INVOLVED IN: biological_process unknown; LOCATED IN: cellular_component unknown; CONTAINS InterPro DOMAIN/s: Lipopolysaccharide-modifying protein (InterPro:IPR006598), Protein of unknown function DUF821, CAP10-like (InterPro:IPR008539); BEST Arabidopsis thaliana protein match is: Arabidopsis thaliana protein of unknown function (DUF821) (TAIR:AT3G61290.1); Has 30201 Blast hits to 17322 proteins in 780 species: Archae - 12; Bacteria - 1396; Metazoa - 17338; Fungi - 3422; Plants - 5037; Viruses - 0; Other Eukaryotes - 2996 (source: NCBI BLink).) translates to MRENTQVAQFTEDHHQRHQTPITCLSSKLAKIWTLFTTKIFIFVLFIILLSASVSWMYAFVLGENKFQVTSIFTRNTKKSTPTKTTTTTDIPKIAIKIPLNCTSLNSNTTQTCPSNYPTKFEPAISSSETCPDYFKWIHRDLKVWQKTGITRETLERARPNAHFRIVIKSGRLYVHQYEKAFQTRDVFTIWGILQLLRMYPGQIPDLELLFLCHDRPAIWKRDLKKKRKDTWPPPPLFHYCGHRDAYDIVFPDWSFWGWPELNIKEWNKLSVALKEGNKKVKWEDRVPYAYWKGNPHVSPIRGDLMRCNFSDKYDPMVRLYVQDWRSEIEAGFRGSNLEDQCTHRYMCRIHSLDHVYLINIRFVFNILVNILDLNLDI, encoded by the exons ATGAGAGAGAACACACAAGTGGCTCAATTCACAGAAGATCATCACCAGAGACATCAAACCCCAATAACTTGTTTAAGCTCTAAACTAGCAAAGATATGGACATTGTTCACCACCaaaatcttcatcttcgtcctcttcatcatcctccttAGTGCTTCTGTCTCTTGGATGTATGcg tttgttttagGTGAGAATAAATTCCAAGTGACATCAATATTCAcaagaaacaccaaaaaaagcACTcccacaaaaacaacaacaactacagATATCCCCAAGATCGCCATCAAGATCCCATTAAACTGCACATCACTCAACagcaacacaacacaaacatgtcCTTCAAATTACCCAACCAAGTTCGAACCAGCGATCTCTTCCTCGGAGACATGTCCTGACTACTTCAAGTGGATCCACCGAGACTTAAAGGTATGGCAAAAGACAGGGATCACAAGGGAAACACTAGAGAGAGCAAGACCAAATGCTCACTTCAGGATAGTGATAAAGTCAGGGAGATTGTACGTTCATCAATACGAGAAAGCATTTCAGACAAGAGATGTGTTCACAATCTGGGGAATACTTCAGCTTCTAAGGATGTATCCTGGTCAAATCCCTGACCTTGagcttctcttcctctgccaTGATAGACCCGCCATTTGGAAAAGAGACttgaagaaaaaacgaaaGGATACGTGGCCTCCTCCGCCGTTGTTTCACTACTGTGGTCACCGTGATGCATACGACATAGTTTTCCCTGATTGGAGCTTCTGGGGATG gCCTGAGCTGAATATAAAGGAGTGGAATAAATTATCTGTGGCACTAAAAGAAGGGAACAAAAAGGTGAAATGGGAAGATAGAGTTCCGTACGCTTATTGGAAAGGAAACCCTCATGTTTCTCCTATAAGAGGAGATCTTATGAGATGTAACTTCTCCGACAAGTATGATCCTATGGTTCGTCTCTATGTCCAG GATTGGAGGAGTGAGATAGAGGCAGGGTTCAGAGGATCGAACCTAGAAGATCAATGTACTCATAGGTATATGTGCAGGATACATTCACTAGATCACGTATATCTTATTAATAttaggtttgtttttaatatattagtaAACATTTTGGATTTGAACTTGGACATTTAG